From Candidatus Atelocyanobacterium thalassa isolate ALOHA, a single genomic window includes:
- a CDS encoding phosphoadenylyl-sulfate reductase — MAKPDLSLEEVRDKLKDASAQQVIEWAAETFGNGLVISTSFGIQSAVMLHLATKIVPNISVIWVDTGYLPAETYQFAQELTERLNLNLKVYQSFLTPARMEALYGKLWEYQDINALNRYDFMRKVEPMQRALKELSSTAWLAGLRRQQTEHRKSLERIVLQEQQYKIHPILHWNSRDIYNYLTTHDLPYHPYFEKGYVSVGDWHSSRPMKADDNNERDTRFHGLKQECGLHLPLSPEVSKSLDSSNL, encoded by the coding sequence ATTGCTAAACCTGATTTATCTTTAGAAGAAGTGAGGGATAAACTCAAGGATGCTAGCGCTCAGCAAGTTATAGAGTGGGCAGCAGAAACTTTTGGTAATGGATTAGTTATTAGTACAAGTTTCGGCATTCAATCTGCGGTAATGTTACATTTAGCTACAAAAATAGTTCCAAATATTTCAGTTATTTGGGTTGATACTGGTTATCTTCCTGCAGAAACCTATCAGTTTGCCCAAGAATTAACTGAACGTCTCAATCTAAACTTGAAAGTTTATCAATCTTTTCTTACCCCAGCAAGGATGGAAGCTCTCTACGGTAAATTATGGGAATATCAAGATATTAATGCTCTTAATCGATACGACTTTATGCGTAAAGTTGAACCAATGCAAAGAGCTCTGAAAGAGCTTAGTTCTACGGCTTGGTTAGCTGGATTGCGCCGTCAACAAACAGAACATCGTAAATCTTTAGAAAGAATTGTTTTACAGGAACAGCAGTATAAGATACACCCTATTTTACATTGGAATTCCCGTGATATTTATAATTATTTAACTACTCATGACCTTCCATATCATCCTTATTTTGAAAAAGGATATGTTAGCGTGGGAGATTGGCATTCAAGCCGTCCGATGAAAGCGGATGATAACAATGAACGGGATACCAGGTTTCATGGATTAAAACAAGAATGTGGCTTACACTTACCTCTTTCTCCAGAAGTTTCCAAAAGCTTAGATTCTAGTAATCTTTGA
- a CDS encoding efflux RND transporter permease subunit codes for MKKSWREYLNISRIAIKYTKVTLFVAITIAISGIFVFSSLKYALFPEISFPVIIVNGNIPLETTLETEKQLTNPLENALSSIPEVELMSSTYPGKAVINISFPAGSNLEDSAAVVKESLEKVDLSPNASLEEIKAINLNESVAVTYAISSKTIEVDNLISIARENIVPSLESLSGVKRVSLLGDGFIQNEKSNDLNSEPSTLTRFNQEDILAVQVIKTADSNILDVASAVHKEVTNLSETLPDIRLTIAENQANYIEEASQATLEALMGAVFLAVLVIFFCLRNIPATLITALAIPMSLLGTFIVIAIAKFNLETITLLGLALVIGIIVDDAIVDVENIMRHIDNGLSPREAAIKGTDEIGLTVISSTLTLAAVFLPIAFIGGSLGQFFKPFGITISAAVLISLLVARTLSPVLAIYWIKPVKKSSAVNKKPFFLAQKYRRILNWSLCHRKIVISVALISFLVGIALIPFIPQGFIPKLDRGEFNVIYNLPSPKIPKRLQVAHDSALNNSEPSLFQDFSQSPERFLLRKNYRVASKLESVILENPNVLSVYSIAGYQGNPLKGKIYVRLKEDRLLSTSQVQNQIRKKFPTLRGGSISVEDILFIETGDDSPLKIALLSDNLTSIEKTSQDLKSRLDDVPGLADIKLSSINGHDSLIEHFQKTRVVYLTANLFEGVGLGDTTKKVKEITKELLPDDVDFEIQGASAQVLSIFKEFAITLFFAIACMMVILYLTFGRFLESFVVFLSLPLSIVGAMFALLITQNDFGMISLIGLIFLLGLLDKNAILLMDYTNQLREQGMSRHDAILKTGEVRLRPIIMTTASSILGMLPIAIGLGAGAELRQPMAVAILGGLFTSSALSLIVVPVLYTLLEDISEKFTKLRNKTEF; via the coding sequence ATGAAAAAATCTTGGCGAGAATACCTGAACATTTCCCGTATAGCAATTAAATATACAAAAGTTACCTTATTTGTAGCGATTACCATTGCTATTTCAGGTATATTCGTCTTTAGTTCTCTAAAATATGCCTTATTCCCTGAGATTTCTTTTCCAGTAATTATTGTTAACGGAAATATACCATTAGAAACTACTTTAGAAACAGAGAAACAGCTTACTAACCCTTTAGAAAATGCTTTGAGCTCTATTCCGGAAGTAGAGCTAATGTCTTCCACTTATCCTGGTAAAGCTGTAATCAATATTAGCTTTCCTGCAGGATCAAATTTAGAAGATTCAGCTGCAGTAGTCAAAGAATCATTAGAAAAAGTAGATTTATCGCCTAATGCAAGTTTAGAAGAAATTAAAGCAATTAATTTAAATGAATCTGTAGCAGTTACTTATGCAATATCTAGTAAAACTATAGAAGTTGATAATTTGATATCTATTGCGAGAGAGAACATTGTTCCTTCTCTTGAATCTTTATCAGGAGTTAAAAGAGTTTCTCTGTTAGGAGATGGTTTTATTCAAAACGAAAAAAGTAATGATTTGAATTCAGAACCATCAACTTTAACTAGATTTAACCAAGAAGATATATTAGCAGTCCAAGTTATCAAAACTGCGGATAGCAATATATTAGATGTTGCTTCAGCTGTTCATAAAGAAGTAACTAACCTAAGTGAAACTTTACCTGATATTCGATTAACTATTGCTGAGAACCAAGCTAATTATATTGAAGAGGCTAGCCAAGCAACACTAGAAGCATTGATGGGAGCAGTTTTCCTGGCAGTTTTAGTTATATTTTTTTGTTTACGTAATATTCCAGCAACTTTAATTACTGCTTTAGCTATTCCTATGTCACTACTAGGGACTTTTATTGTTATAGCTATAGCTAAATTTAATTTAGAAACAATTACTTTATTAGGTTTAGCTCTTGTTATAGGTATCATTGTTGATGACGCTATCGTAGACGTAGAAAATATAATGCGTCATATTGATAACGGATTGAGTCCACGTGAAGCAGCAATAAAAGGCACAGATGAAATTGGGTTAACAGTTATATCTTCAACACTAACTTTAGCTGCTGTTTTTCTTCCAATTGCATTTATTGGAGGAAGTCTAGGACAATTTTTTAAACCTTTTGGTATCACTATTTCTGCAGCTGTTCTAATTTCTTTGTTAGTAGCTCGTACCTTATCTCCTGTACTAGCAATATATTGGATCAAACCAGTTAAAAAATCATCAGCTGTTAATAAAAAACCATTTTTTCTTGCTCAAAAATATCGTCGAATTCTAAATTGGTCCTTATGTCATAGGAAAATAGTTATTAGTGTTGCTCTCATTAGTTTTCTAGTAGGAATTGCATTGATTCCATTTATTCCCCAAGGTTTTATTCCAAAACTAGATCGTGGAGAGTTTAATGTAATTTATAATTTACCATCTCCTAAAATTCCTAAACGTTTACAGGTAGCTCATGATAGTGCTTTGAACAACAGTGAACCCTCTCTGTTTCAAGATTTTTCCCAGTCTCCTGAGCGTTTCCTACTACGTAAAAATTACCGTGTTGCTAGCAAACTAGAAAGCGTTATTTTAGAAAATCCTAATGTTTTATCAGTCTATAGTATTGCTGGTTATCAAGGTAATCCTCTCAAGGGAAAGATATACGTTAGGCTTAAAGAAGATAGGTTGTTAAGTACTAGTCAAGTTCAAAATCAAATTAGGAAGAAATTTCCAACTCTAAGGGGAGGAAGTATAAGTGTAGAAGACATTCTATTTATTGAAACTGGTGATGATAGTCCTTTAAAAATAGCATTATTAAGTGATAACTTAACAAGTATTGAAAAAACGTCTCAAGATCTAAAAAGCCGTCTAGATGATGTTCCAGGTTTGGCAGATATTAAGTTATCGTCAATTAATGGTCATGATTCTTTGATCGAGCATTTTCAGAAAACTAGAGTTGTATATTTAACTGCTAATTTATTTGAAGGTGTAGGTTTAGGAGATACTACTAAAAAAGTTAAAGAAATAACTAAAGAACTTTTACCTGACGACGTTGATTTTGAAATTCAAGGAGCCTCTGCTCAAGTTCTTAGTATTTTTAAAGAATTTGCTATTACCTTGTTTTTTGCTATTGCATGTATGATGGTCATCCTATACTTAACTTTTGGACGCTTTTTAGAATCTTTTGTAGTATTTTTATCTTTACCTTTATCGATAGTTGGAGCGATGTTTGCTTTGCTAATTACTCAAAATGATTTTGGGATGATTTCATTAATCGGGTTGATATTTTTACTAGGATTATTAGATAAAAATGCTATTTTATTGATGGACTACACCAATCAACTTAGAGAGCAAGGCATGAGTCGTCATGACGCTATTTTAAAAACAGGAGAAGTACGATTACGTCCAATAATAATGACTACTGCTTCAAGTATTTTGGGGATGTTGCCAATTGCAATTGGCTTAGGAGCTGGAGCTGAATTAAGACAACCGATGGCAGTTGCTATTCTTGGAGGATTATTTACATCTTCTGCATTAAGTTTAATTGTAGTTCCAGTTCTATATACCTTATTAGAAGATATTTCGGAAAAATTTACAAAATTAAGGAATAAAACTGAATTTTAG